Sequence from the Cryptococcus neoformans var. grubii H99 chromosome 3, complete sequence genome:
TGGGCGTCGGGTGTTTAATTGGCGGTATGGCGGGATGGATAGGCAGTGTGTGCATAAACCGCTATATTgagtggaaagaaggagatacAAAGCAAGTCAAaacgaggaaaaggaaaacacGGTCATCGTCTCGAAGAGTTTACCGCAAGAAAGATTCTAGCGAATTTCCCAAACCTAGGTCGTATATTTTACAAGTCAAACCTTTGGATAATCCTGCGCCCCGACATCCCAGAAAACCTTCTCTGTCGGGTAGCTCAACAGAGCGCCCTCAATCATCAGAAGAAATCTTACATGATCCTATATCACTATTATCTGAGAGGAGTAGAGTTAAACTAGTTGACTggggagagaaaggatTAGGGACTGCCAGGGAGAGGGTCGTGGTGGGAATacggaagagagggaggcGTGGTTAGTAGTTGTTGACGACATTACGTTGTATCGTGTATCATTGTTTCACTTGGAATGCATATGAGCATAAATAAATCAAAGAGTTGGGGTAGTTTTGTGCCTGGTATCATTCGCAGCTTGTTTTCCAGTCAAAGGcattcatcctcaaaaCATCATTTTCGCATTTTTATACATCGCCGTCATTACGTTGGCACCATCTTTCAGAGTGGTTTTGTCCAAGATCTCCTTTCCCCCAAATTTTGCCAAAAAATCGGCATGAGTGTAAATGCCGATATTGCGGCGCCGGAACCCTTTTACACCTGAagagtgggagaagaaatcTTGCTTGATTTTTGATGGTGAGGACGAAAGAGAATCCGGggttgttgaagagggCGATGGAGTAATGCGTGAAGGGGAATTCATAATGATTGAGTAAAGATCACGGAAGTGCTCAAAGTCTTCCAGAGGATTAAATCAGTCAAGACTTCCACGTGACAAATAACAAGACTTACTTGTAGGAAAGAAAATGTCAAAGTATCCCTGTTTCACCAAGAAAGTTTCACAGGGAATCATGCTATTTCCATACCTCGTTTGTACTACTGGTccgtttcttcctcccactGCATCGGGCAATTCATCAAAGTCAGCCATGAGCAATCTATGTCCCGGCAATTTTTCCCTCAGTTTTTCTGCAAAGAGAACCGCCTTGGTGGGCAAAAAGTCGGGAGCGGAAAGGTTAGGAACAAATGGCATCGACGCATATGCCTTGCGTAATGTTTCAGAGTATAGAAGGGGGTAAGGcagcggaggaagagttgacGAAGattggggaagaaggcgatTATAAGATAAAACGCGAGAGATAAGGGGGTCATTTATGGTCTCGTATAAGAGAGTAAAATCACCAGAAGCGTCAATGCCTACGACTGCTTGTCGAGGCGTCAACGTGTCGAGCTCGTACCGAACCATATCATGAGCAAAGTTATCCTGTGGTATAATCAGTACCACTCAATGGATAGCCATTGTTTTTCACCTACAAAGACCTCAAGAGCGACAACAAAACATGGTtgatctcctcctcctacACCATCCCACTGGAAGAAATCCTTATTCAAAACCTGAACTTTCTTACCGAATCCCTCCTTTTCAGCTCTTTCGCGCTGTCCCTTAGCAAGTGCTGAACTAATTTCTATGATTCTATATTTCGTGCGCGCGAACACATCGGGGTGATAGTCTCGCAGATACGTGAGAGAGTCGATCATGAATGATCCGTTGCCAGCTCCAACCTCGTAGATAATAAGAGGCTCCGAGGGGAAATGGTAAAGTTTATAAGATTTAACGATAGCTGATATTAGAGAGCGAGCGTAGTAAGGCTCGAATAAAAGTCAGAATAATACATGAAGGCTTTTGAATCTCTATCACTCACCTTGAACAGTTCCGTTGGTGTGTGCCAAACTTGCCTTCCAAGGCCGCCTTGAGCACCTTCTGTAGGCTCTAAGCCGTACTCCCTTTCATATCGCTCAGCCACGGTTTCTTGGAAATGTGCGACATCCCTGAAAGAGGTGATGTCGAATCCATCTTTCGGGGGTGTGAAGATGGTAGCATGATGAGAAAAATAGCCGTAATTTGGCTGCAGGCGTCGTAAGGGACATGGTCAGTAATGGAAAAACTTACATTGTATAAACTATCATCTATGAAATCTCGAACAAGCATTTTCACCCGAGTAGGAGGTTCTTTTCTCGCGACGAGATCGGCAGCAGTGACTTTCCTCCAGTTGACATGCTACAAAGCAGGTTAATTGTATGTCCAGAAACCGCTTGCTTCGCTTACATCAGGATCAGGTTCATTGCTAAATTCAATAGAAGTATTGAAGTTGTatctttctttgcctttgtcTTTGGTTGCGCTCGTTGATTTGCCACGACGAGAGCCTAGAAAGACAGCTGGAACGGCTGGAAGGGCGAAAACCGGCAAAGGCGAGTGTTTCCCCCGCAGTGTCGCAcctcttgttcttcttaTCAGAGCTGATCCCCTAATAGCCATAACTGACTTCGATGATTGTTAACTATAATGTTCTTCTGGAAATAATACTCGAATTCAGAAACGACAAAAACAAAACGGAAAACGAAGGCCGAATCGTCGGGCGCCGCCGCCTAAATTGATTCCGTCGTGCCGCCTCGAAGGTCCGGTCAGCTTTCAAGGGAGAGTCTGTCGCGTCGAATTTCGGCATTGCAGTGGCCCACGCTTTATCATTCCCCTGCCAGCCTCTCTCTCGCATTAACTGGAGCAAGAAGTCGGGACTCGAGCGAACTCTGGAACATTCGCACAATATTCGGCCAAGGGAATCGACGCAAACGGGGGCAAACGGGTGACTGCGATCGGTCTTGCCGTAAGTCAGACGTGTTTGCTTTTTCCATTGCTCCTCGATGGCAAATTGGCAGCAGGTGTTGACTCCTCAATCCGGATGATTAGGCAGCCAATGCTGTCACGCGTATCTTCCCATCTGATGACTCCAACTTCAAATGTTGGGTCTCCTAGCCCCTTTAATGTGAAGGGCAAGGCGCCCGAGGCATCAGTTGCTCAACCTCCTGGGACGAATCCTAGGGATAACGCCGTAGGTGTCAAGCGTACAATTAGTGACTAGTAAGACTGATAAGCTCGTTTACAATACACAGAAAACAACTGAGCAACTTCAAACTATGCTGGTGAAATatatggaggagaaagatcAGCTGAAAGACCAGAAGTTTGCGATTGCAACGGGGCAGGATGGAATGGATGACCTGGACATGGATATGGTAGAGGAAAAAATGTGAGAGCTCTTTCCCTCAGATTATTAGCTTGGAGGAGTCTAATTTGATCACCAGTGAACTTGTCACTAAACGTATCCTCGAGATCAAAACTCTATTAACAGCTCGGGCTCAAatcccatcctcttccacaccTCCAGCTCCTTCTCGCCAATCGTCTTTTCAGCCCCCAGAAACACGACAATCTCCTTTCCAAAGGCTTGATGCCAAGCCTCCGTCATTGTTTGTTAAGAATTATCCTACTCCCACCGCTGTTAGTTCATCAAAAGCCAAGCACACAACGCTGGACCATTGGAATGCCAGCCGATCGAATGGAGTACCGAGTGATGACTCTGATATGCCCGTAGCCAGAGGCCCTTTACAGCTTAATCGGGCATATCCATCTCCAGCTGTTGCTGGACCGTCACGGCCTACAGATAGGCGACCTAGTCCGCCGCAAGATGTTCCACAGGGTCTTGACGACTTTAATATAACCATGGCTGAAAAAGATTTTCATGATCTCGAAGAAGAACCCGTTCTCGTTCCTCCATCTACTCCACCTTCGGCTTCTCCTCCCCGCGTAGCCACTAAAATGTTTGCACGGCAACCGCAACCTTTATTAGCCCCTGCAAATAACATGCAAGCAATTTTACAAGATACGGGACATCTTCCAGATGAATTCCATGATATTCCATTCGACGAAATATTCTCTTCACCTACGTCGCCTACGCACAATCTTCCTAATCCTCCACTTCGAGCCgaatcttctcctcccaaACCCATAGACCCTCCCCGTCTCTCAGCCATAGCAGGACCTTCGAGACAGCCTATGGAAACGCGTTCCCCGATTAAGGAAGCCGTCCCAGCGGTACCCCAACATAGGGTCATCCCACTCGAAGTAACGCATCCATGGTCAAAGGAAGTCAACCAAAAGTTAAGGCAGGTGTTCAAGCTACCCAATTTCAGAAAACATCAGAAAGAGGCCATCGACGAGACCATGGCAGGTAAAGATGTCTTCGTGCTTATGCCTAccggaggaggaaagagtttGACCTGTGAGTATTTAAATGGGTAAAATAGGGCCAATACTCATAGCTTAATGATTTAGATCAACTCCCTGCAGTCTGCTCATCGGGTAAAACTCGCGGTGTCACATTTGTGGTTTCTCCTCTTATTTCACTCATCAATGACCAAACAAGACACTTGATCTCTCGAGGTATTCCCGCTATAGCATACACTGGCGATCTTACTCAAAGAGACAAGAATGTGGCGCATGAAGAATTGTCGAAAAGGGAGCCTATCACAAAAGTGGTCTATGTGACTCCGGAAATGATGTCTATGGGTGGTCACATCAAATCGATATTGCGCGGTTTGCTGCAAAGGAAACAGCTGGCAAGGTTTGTGATTGACGAAGCACACTGTGTGAGTCAGTGGGGTCATGATTTTCGAGCCGATTACCTACGTCTTGGTGAGCTTCGTCGAGACTATCCAGGCGTACCAATCATGGCTCTCACTGCTACTGCACAAAATAAGGTTCAAGAGGACATCATTCGCTCTCTTCGTATTGAAGGATGTGTTTGTTTGCGCCAGTCTTTCAACCGCCCCAATCTTCATTATGAGGTCCGTCCCAAAACCAGCTCAGTAATACAAGAGATTGTGGCTTTTGTTCGTACACAAGAAGCCCGAGCAAGCGGCATCGTCTATTGCAACTCAAGGGACAATTGCGAAAATTTGGCGAAAAAACTAAGAGAGGATCATGGCCTAAGAGCATATCACTACCATGCGGGAATGACGAAGGAGAATCGGAGAAAGATGCAGGAAGGTTGGCAAGACCATAAATTTGAGATCATGGTGGCCACCGTAAGTTGAATACCGTACACTTGAACCATGCTAGACTCCTTATACTGATTCGGCCGCAGATCGCTTTCGGTATGGGGTGAGTTTGACTGGAGGTATCGCACTGGTCTGAACTAATCTAAGAACAGCATCGACAAACCGGACGTGCGATGTGAGTCACAGATTAGCCGATATTTTGAATTCACCGCTGATTACTGTTCGCAGACGTTATCCATCACCATCTGCCTAGATCTCTCGAAGGATATTACCAAGAAACTGGTAGAGCTGGGCGTGACGGCAATCCGTCGACTTGCATCCTGTGTGAGTGTATCTTATTATACATGTTCCCATTTTTTTGCTGACGAGGGCCTTTAGATTACGCTTTCAAAGATGGCAAGAAAATCCTCGGCCAGATTGACCAAGAAAAGGATCTCACGCGCGATCAAAAGGAGCGACAAAAGGCAAGTATGCAAGAAGTTCTTCGTTATTGTAACAACAAGGTCGATTGTCGTCGTTCCCAAGTGCTCGCATTTTTCAACGAAACTTTCGATGCTGCCAACTGCCATCAAGGATGTGACGTCTGCCTTGGCCGGGATAGGAACGTCTTCAGGACAGAGGATGTGACAGACGATGCGGTAACGGTCATCAAAATGGTCCAAGCATTTAGCAACACCAAAATTACAATCCTAAACGCCGCCGAATGCTTTAGAGGCTTCAAAGGTAATTCAGGCAAACGGTTAAATCAAAATCCGTACTTCGGCGCCGGACAATCTTGGGAAAGGAACGAGGGAGAGAGGCTGATCCAGACACTTGTCATCGAAGGAGCTCTGGAGGAATATTGTGTGGAGTCGAAGGCTGGATGGACGAATGCATATTTAAGAGTGAGTCAACCATTCTGTCTCTctcattctttctttttccatgGGGGTTGTAAGATAATGTGTTCGCTTATATCCTGCAATCCAGGTGGGCAAAGAGGGCTATAAATACTTGAATGGCACTGCTAGACTCAAGATGGATTTTCGTGAGGCATCTCCTCGCAAATTGACAACGAAACCCAAACAGTCCGCCAAGCGCCAGTCGGCTAAGTCCAAGAGCCAATCTACACTTGAGAAAACAACCGGTTCTAATCCCATTGCGCGGAAGCGTTCGCTGCAGCAAATCATGGCGGAGGAGGCAGAATTCGATAATTCACATTGGGGTGACACTGATGATGAGTACAATCCCGAAAACGATGGTGATCCTATCATAGccgatggagatgagacAGAAATGGACGATGACGTACcgttgaagagaaggaagtcaACGGAGGccagcaaggaaaagacaCCAAGGAGTACTAGATCAAAAGCAAGGGAAGCCATTcacgatgatgatggcgaaaGTTCGGTGGAGCAGTGTTTCAAGGCTTTAGAGAAAATGCGCAACCAGGTATGCGAAATATCTCTGAGTCCAGGAGGCAAGGAATAAGCTTATCTGTTATCTACTCCAGTCTGTCACCAAAAACAAGACTTATCCAGTCCTGACCGATGAGTTGCTTCAGATGGTAGCGGCGCTGATGCCTGCCAGTAAGTTGCCCAATTCTCTACACTCAGAATTATGTGAAAGCTGACATTCTGCGTAGACGAGAAAAGGCTTCGGGAGATCGAGGGAATGACTCCTCAACTTATTGAGGTATTCTCACTGTATTGCTAATTGTGTGGAAATGAACTGATTAATGCCTTGCCACGCAGGCATACTCTACCAAGATCTTGGGCATCTGCATAAAGTTCCGACCTGCTAATCAGAACCCATTGAACATTGCCGCCCGTAAAGATGCTCGTCCCCCAGCTGCAGAGCCTGCCCCCGTCACTGTACCACGAGCCAAGTCAGTTTTTGCCTCTTCAACACAGTATGCTATGCTGATTGTGCCTCTTCATAGCTCTACAACCATGCAGCGGATCAAACAATATGCATATGAACCTTCTTCGGCATCCAAGACCCCCATCACGTCCTCAGCGGTTCGGAGACCTTCAAATACAAGTTCACTCAAACGGCAAACCCTGCTTTTCACTACGCCATCAAATGCTACTGGTAATGGTGGCAGTGCTACTCCTACAGCGGCCAAACGGCAAAACAATGTTGGTAGTGTCCGCCCAGTGTTGGCAGCAAGGGGCGGTAATGTTATTAGGAAAGACAAGTTTTGAAGTGGTTTTGCCGTGCGCAGCCATACTTGCCTTGTATCAACTGTATTGCTGTATATTTATATAATAAATGATAGTCACCATCATTAATGCCATGTACATCATTATCGTCTTTCCTAACTGACATGATGTTacgactcgtccccaacaaggtccggcCTTGGACACGAGATGGAAAGCTgtagtttaactaagcGATGAGATGTGTAAGGTGTACCTCTTTaacacttgtctgttggcgtATGGTATAGGGCGAAGGGCGAAGGTATATGTGCTTCTTGGAAAGATCAGGAAATaagcttatatactagtgAGGTAAGTTTATGTGGTAGGTGATGCAAGCTAAGACGAGAGCGAGCTTCGCAAAATAACTTATGGGATATTGATCTtcaaaggaaagaagatcaagatcgaggatACAATTCCCCTTCATATACTCTACCGGATCTATCTATCTCCGAtcgaggtccagctggGGGTCCAGCCTTTTATAAGAAGTCCATCTTGAGTATCTTCTGCTTTGTGCAGGCTCATGACACATGacgagatgatggaggagcGACGAGGACTTTTGCATTACTTAAATTACACGAAAACCTATTAGGACGATCTTTCTGGTACTATCTTCAACTTCTGTCCTCTTGATTCTGGTCTATCCCTGGTCAACCTTCGTCTTTCAATCTTCAGTCTTTTATTTAATTCGTAAGTAATATACTAATAATATATCAAATGTTGAATGTTGGACACTTTCAAGTATCTGTTTTCGGATGTTCGGTCGGACGTTCCCAAAAAAAGTAAGGTGAGTCACTGTGCCTATTTTGACAGGTCCAGACACTAATGGATTAAGGCACGTCAATAGTAAATAAAGCCCGGATTGACCGGCCTCATCTCTCAGCCGCCGGCGTAGCATCCAGCTGCATCCATTTATTTATTGTCCATTTATGTGAATTCCACAGACCATAGGCTATATAATCATCTCAGAGATAGTGTAAAAGGCCTCAGTCGCCACAAACCATGCAGAAGATCCAATATTAGTGAGGCAAAAAAGATGCAGGCTGGGTCATTATCGCTTCTTCGTGCAGTAGGGCGCGCAGCACTGCAGCATACATGAAGCAGCGGACAGTAATTATGAGTAGTAGCAACGAGCTACGTACTAGGTCTACGGCCTGTAGCAAACAGCAAAGATTCGGTAT
This genomic interval carries:
- a CDS encoding bloom syndrome protein, whose product is MLSRVSSHLMTPTSNVGSPSPFNVKGKAPEASVAQPPGTNPRDNAKTTEQLQTMLVKYMEEKDQLKDQKFAIATGQDGMDDLDMDMVEEKIELVTKRILEIKTLLTARAQIPSSSTPPAPSRQSSFQPPETRQSPFQRLDAKPPSLFVKNYPTPTAVSSSKAKHTTLDHWNASRSNGVPSDDSDMPVARGPLQLNRAYPSPAVAGPSRPTDRRPSPPQDVPQGLDDFNITMAEKDFHDLEEEPVLVPPSTPPSASPPRVATKMFARQPQPLLAPANNMQAILQDTGHLPDEFHDIPFDEIFSSPTSPTHNLPNPPLRAESSPPKPIDPPRLSAIAGPSRQPMETRSPIKEAVPAVPQHRVIPLEVTHPWSKEVNQKLRQVFKLPNFRKHQKEAIDETMAGKDVFVLMPTGGGKSLTYQLPAVCSSGKTRGVTFVVSPLISLINDQTRHLISRGIPAIAYTGDLTQRDKNVAHEELSKREPITKVVYVTPEMMSMGGHIKSILRGLLQRKQLARFVIDEAHCVSQWGHDFRADYLRLGELRRDYPGVPIMALTATAQNKVQEDIIRSLRIEGCVCLRQSFNRPNLHYEVRPKTSSVIQEIVAFVRTQEARASGIVYCNSRDNCENLAKKLREDHGLRAYHYHAGMTKENRRKMQEGWQDHKFEIMVATIAFGMGIDKPDVRYVIHHHLPRSLEGYYQETGRAGRDGNPSTCILYYAFKDGKKILGQIDQEKDLTRDQKERQKASMQEVLRYCNNKVDCRRSQVLAFFNETFDAANCHQGCDVCLGRDRNVFRTEDVTDDAVTVIKMVQAFSNTKITILNAAECFRGFKGNSGKRLNQNPYFGAGQSWERNEGERLIQTLVIEGALEEYCVESKAGWTNAYLRVGKEGYKYLNGTARLKMDFREASPRKLTTKPKQSAKRQSAKSKSQSTLEKTTGSNPIARKRSLQQIMAEEAEFDNSHWGDTDDEYNPENDGDPIIADGDETEMDDDVPLKRRKSTEASKEKTPRSTRSKAREAIHDDDGESSVEQCFKALEKMRNQSVTKNKTYPVLTDELLQMVAALMPANEKRLREIEGMTPQLIEAYSTKILGICIKFRPANQNPLNIAARKDARPPAAEPAPVTVPRANSTTMQRIKQYAYEPSSASKTPITSSAVRRPSNTSSLKRQTLLFTTPSNATGNGGSATPTAAKRQNNVGSVRPVLAARGGNVIRKDKF